A window of Hippoglossus stenolepis isolate QCI-W04-F060 chromosome 18, HSTE1.2, whole genome shotgun sequence contains these coding sequences:
- the nfil3 gene encoding LOW QUALITY PROTEIN: nuclear factor interleukin-3-regulated protein (The sequence of the model RefSeq protein was modified relative to this genomic sequence to represent the inferred CDS: deleted 1 base in 1 codon) — MQSIKQELDSSESYSGEDSLALALEGANRDLMGHKISAIPFKAKTSCRRKREFIPEEKKDNIYWERRRKNNEAAKRSREKRRINDMVLETKLMALGEENASLKAELLSLKLKFGLLSSAAYAQEAQTLSSSATVNLYQEFVPPTDDQGSSSRDLESLHLRSSCISVIKHSPPMPETCTATQGSFNVCNATEVKQEPSENGSYAQERSSPYELYRNYIASPLSGVYSQPASLLQVTRSSSNSPRTSDDGAVGKLSDGEDEQQVPKGFMPSTAGPTSVIVSTHKVPDTTSSALPHKLRIKARATQIKAETIDPEYEFSGKSPTPGSITEGGRCRTTHDSSEYTQSPLLCPLSVQVTNMQGWSHRSEQWHRSSTDALWDGCKSSRRTSSPISNKAAVDGEEPSYAHSHAEHLYIKQDLASLSAKVASLKRLTATQQDSVIESNRSTTDHQCVIKGLFL; from the exons ATGCAATCAATCAAGCAAGAGCTGGACTCCAGTGAGTCCTACAGTGGAGAGGATTCCCTGGCCCTGGCCCTAGAGGGGGCTAACAGAGACCTGATGGGCCACAAAATATCTGCGATTCCATTTAAGGCTAAAACTAGCTGTCGCAGGAAAAGGGAGTTTATCCCcgaggagaagaaagacaacATTTACTGGGAGAGGCGTCGCAAAAACAATGAGGCGGCCAAGCGCTCAAGGGAGAAGCGGCGCATTAACGACATGGTGCTGGAGACCAAGCTGATGGCCCTTGGAGAGGAAAATGCCTCCCTCAAAGCGGAGCTCCTGTCACTGAAGCTGAAGTTTGGCCTGTTGAGCTCAGCTGCGTATGCCCAAGAAGCCCAGACGTTATCCAGCTCCGCCACTGTCAATCTTTACCAGGAGTTTGTACCACCCACCGATGATCAAGGTTCTTCCAGCAGAGATTTGGAGTCTCTTCATTTGCGTAGTAGCTGTATATCAGTCATCAAGCATTCACCTCCCATGCCTGAGACATGCACTGCAACTCAGGGTAGCTTCAATGTCTGCAATGCCACAGAGGTCAAGCAAGAACCATCGGAGAATGGCAGCTATGCACAGGAGAGGAGTAGTCCCTATGAGCTCTATAGAAACTACATAGCCAGTCCTTTGTCTGGTGTTTACTCCCAGCCGGCTTCATTACTGCAAGTCACCAGGTCATCCAGTAACTCCCCCCGCACCTCAGACGATGGTGCTGTAGGCAAATTGTCCGATGGTGAGGATGAGCAGCAAGTCCCCAAAGGGTTCATGCCGTCTACAGCTGGCCCAACAAGTGTCATTGTCTCCACACACAAAGTGCCCGACACCACTTCTTCAGCTTTGCCCCATAAACTGCGGATTAAAGCCAGAGCCACTCAAATCAAAGCGGAGACCATTGACCCTGAATACGAGTTCTCTGGAAAGTCCCCAACTCCGGGCAGCATTACAGAGGGAGGACGCTGCCGGACCACTCACGACTCTTCAGAGTACACACAGTCCCCCCTGCTGTGCCCTTTGTCAGTACAGGTCACCAACATGCAGGGCTGGAGCCACCGGTCTGAGCAGTGGCATAGAAGCAGCACAGATGCACTGTGGGATGGCTGCAAGAGTAGCAGGCGAACCTCAAGCCCCATCTCAAACAAAGCTGCCGTAGATGGAGAAGAACCTTCCTATGCACACTCACACGCTGAGCACTTGTATATAAAACAGGACCTCGCCTCCCTTTCTGCTAAAGTGGCCTCC TTGAAAAGACTGACGGCAACACAGCAAGATTCTGTGATAGAGTCCAACAGAAGCACCACTGATCATCAGTGCGTCATCAAAGGGTTGTTCCTCTGA